A section of the Microcoleus sp. FACHB-831 genome encodes:
- a CDS encoding HpsJ family protein translates to MKAHSPAFPAFTALSLKVVGVILIVSSVIDYITLLVPFNVQDRAWQLTFATQIVDRGVIPLVGISFLLVGYWIGSSYSDSQGDDNLFLDLKFWAFVLASILGLLFLVLPIVHMNNINQQSQEYLKQISAGATQAQQQLTAQSQLVDSLRKDPKKLAELDEAIKSGKVQGAQLQQLQELQKLTQDPKILNERLTAAQTQLGSRKLDAEKRTQTEAWKLGLRTSLSSLLLALGYIAIGWTGLRGMGGGSPASRRKAQAR, encoded by the coding sequence ATGAAAGCCCATAGCCCTGCATTCCCGGCGTTCACCGCTCTCTCGCTGAAGGTGGTGGGCGTCATATTGATCGTTTCTTCTGTGATTGACTATATAACCCTGTTAGTTCCCTTCAACGTGCAGGACAGGGCGTGGCAACTCACTTTTGCCACCCAGATAGTTGACCGGGGAGTTATTCCTCTAGTCGGTATATCCTTTCTGTTAGTTGGGTACTGGATTGGCAGCAGCTATAGTGACTCTCAAGGAGACGACAATTTATTCCTAGACTTAAAATTCTGGGCATTTGTGCTAGCCAGTATTTTAGGGCTGTTGTTCTTGGTGCTACCGATCGTACACATGAACAATATCAATCAGCAAAGCCAAGAATATCTCAAACAAATTAGTGCCGGAGCAACTCAAGCGCAGCAGCAACTCACAGCCCAATCGCAACTGGTAGACTCGCTTCGCAAAGATCCAAAGAAACTGGCGGAGCTAGATGAGGCAATTAAGAGTGGTAAAGTCCAAGGAGCGCAACTACAGCAATTACAGGAACTGCAAAAGTTGACCCAAGACCCCAAAATTCTTAATGAAAGACTTACCGCAGCTCAAACCCAACTCGGAAGCCGCAAGCTAGATGCCGAGAAAAGAACCCAAACCGAAGCTTGGAAGTTGGGTTTGCGGACTAGCCTTAGCAGTTTGCTTCTGGCTCTAGGCTATATTGCCATTGGCTGGACAGGATTGAGAGGCATGGGCGGCGGTTCCCCAGCAAGTCGTCGCAAAGCTCAGGCAAGGTAA
- a CDS encoding glycosyltransferase family 2 protein: MFSIYILTYNEEIDIAACIESAMLSDDIIVVDSYSSDRTIEIAQRYPVRIVQHEFESHGRQRTWMLKELPTKHEWVYILEADERMTPQLFNECLQAIESQEFIAYYVAERVIFLGSWIRRSTQYPRYQMRLFRKDKVWFTDYGHTEREVCDDPAGFLQETYPHYTCSKGLSRWIDKHNRYSTDEAAETLHQLHKGSVNLRDLFFGNTEVDRRRALKDLSLRLPFRPLLRFIYMYFLLGGILDGPSGFAWCTLQAFYEYLILLKVWELQNIPPTDGTNQPKPPTNASVEEATVSSSP; the protein is encoded by the coding sequence ATGTTCTCGATTTACATCCTGACCTACAACGAAGAAATTGATATTGCAGCTTGCATTGAGTCGGCGATGTTATCGGACGACATCATTGTAGTGGACTCATACAGCAGCGATCGCACCATCGAAATTGCCCAACGCTATCCCGTTCGTATCGTCCAGCACGAGTTTGAAAGTCACGGGCGTCAGCGCACTTGGATGCTTAAGGAACTACCCACCAAGCACGAGTGGGTATATATCCTAGAAGCCGATGAACGGATGACACCCCAATTGTTTAACGAATGTCTCCAAGCCATTGAGAGCCAAGAATTCATAGCTTACTACGTCGCAGAGCGAGTCATATTCTTGGGCAGTTGGATTCGCCGCAGCACCCAATATCCCCGTTACCAAATGCGTCTGTTCCGCAAAGACAAAGTTTGGTTTACAGACTACGGTCATACCGAACGCGAAGTCTGCGACGATCCGGCTGGATTTTTGCAAGAAACCTATCCTCACTACACCTGTAGCAAGGGATTGAGCCGATGGATAGACAAGCACAACCGCTACTCGACCGACGAAGCGGCAGAAACATTGCACCAGTTGCACAAGGGAAGCGTCAACTTGCGTGACTTATTCTTTGGTAATACGGAAGTAGACAGACGCCGCGCCCTCAAAGATTTGTCCCTGCGCTTGCCTTTCAGGCCCCTGTTGCGCTTCATATATATGTATTTTCTGCTTGGTGGTATTCTGGATGGGCCTTCTGGCTTTGCTTGGTGTACTTTGCAGGCGTTCTACGAATATCTAATTTTGCTCAAGGTTTGGGAGTTACAGAATATACCCCCAACCGACGGCACGAATCAACCTAAACCTCCAACAAACGCTAGCGTCGAGGAAGCAACGGTCAGTTCTTCCCCTTAG
- a CDS encoding DUF502 domain-containing protein, whose amino-acid sequence MLQRFKQDLKNDLIAGLLVVIPLATTIWLTINIASWVINFLTRVPKQVNPFDGLNPILVNLLNLFVGLAVPLLCILVIGLMARNIAGKWLLDFGERLLQAIPFAGSVYKTLKQLLETLLKDTNGKFRRVVLVEYPRRGVWAIAFVTGSISNDIQSHIARPMLSVFIPTTPNPTTGWYAVVPEDEVLNLSMSIEDAFKVVISGGIVSPNASVLMPVATAKDRQVKQLVSEGNWQVVPTEED is encoded by the coding sequence GTGCTCCAACGCTTTAAGCAGGACTTAAAAAATGACCTCATAGCAGGTCTTTTGGTAGTAATCCCCCTCGCTACCACGATCTGGCTGACAATTAATATTGCCAGTTGGGTGATAAATTTTCTCACCCGCGTTCCCAAGCAGGTGAATCCATTTGATGGCCTAAACCCCATATTGGTTAATCTGCTGAACTTGTTTGTGGGGTTAGCCGTACCCCTTCTGTGCATTCTGGTAATTGGCTTAATGGCTCGGAATATTGCCGGAAAATGGCTGCTAGATTTTGGCGAGAGGCTGTTACAGGCGATTCCGTTTGCGGGTTCGGTGTATAAAACGCTCAAACAGTTGCTAGAGACGCTGCTGAAGGATACAAACGGTAAGTTTCGCCGCGTGGTTCTGGTGGAGTATCCCCGCCGGGGAGTGTGGGCGATCGCATTCGTTACTGGCAGCATCAGCAACGATATCCAGTCTCACATAGCCCGCCCCATGCTCAGTGTATTCATCCCCACAACACCCAACCCCACAACGGGTTGGTATGCCGTAGTACCCGAAGATGAGGTTTTGAATTTATCAATGTCGATTGAAGATGCCTTCAAGGTGGTAATCTCAGGTGGCATCGTTAGCCCAAATGCCTCAGTCCTCATGCCCGTTGCCACAGCCAAAGATCGGCAGGTTAAACAATTGGTGTCTGAAGGAAATTGGCAGGTTGTACCCACAGAAGAAGATTAA
- the nusB gene encoding transcription antitermination factor NusB, with amino-acid sequence MQPRQTARELAVLAASQMPTSPEKLAKEQLSGMLLAVIRTLTGEVQEGLENAAAELKRGSDRLLSSETRAADVQSARAMVNEAIELTQTAINRVGTTISLPESLYLANQQEVRSYALEILTTVSKRSSEIDEMLESALEDWHLNRLARIDRDILRVAVAEIEFLGLAERIAINEAVELAKKYSDEEGHRFINGVLRRVSDRRKARSHKS; translated from the coding sequence ATGCAACCCCGCCAAACTGCCCGTGAATTAGCTGTTTTAGCTGCCAGCCAGATGCCTACTTCTCCAGAGAAGCTGGCAAAAGAGCAGCTATCTGGAATGTTACTAGCAGTGATCCGCACCCTTACAGGAGAAGTTCAAGAGGGGCTAGAAAATGCCGCCGCTGAACTAAAACGGGGGAGCGATCGCCTGCTTTCGAGCGAAACCCGCGCTGCTGACGTTCAAAGTGCCAGAGCGATGGTGAACGAAGCTATAGAGCTAACGCAGACAGCCATCAACCGCGTAGGAACCACAATCTCGCTCCCAGAATCACTTTATTTGGCAAATCAGCAGGAAGTCCGCTCCTACGCCCTAGAAATTCTCACTACTGTCAGCAAGAGAAGTAGTGAAATTGATGAAATGCTAGAGTCCGCGTTAGAAGACTGGCACTTAAACCGTCTGGCTCGGATTGACCGCGATATTCTGCGCGTTGCAGTCGCAGAAATTGAATTTTTAGGTCTAGCAGAACGGATAGCGATTAACGAAGCCGTAGAGCTTGCCAAAAAGTACAGCGATGAAGAGGGACACAGATTCATCAACGGAGTTCTGCGCCGCGTGAGCGATCGCCGCAAAGCAAGATCCCACAAAAGTTAA